From a region of the Mycobacterium sp. SMC-8 genome:
- a CDS encoding acyl carrier protein produces MSAEHIAGIFRRVLNIPEVDEHSDFFELGGDSLLATRVLSAIARDFGIELTYDDMVDYPTPEGLFDLTAAVTS; encoded by the coding sequence ATGAGCGCCGAACACATCGCCGGAATCTTCCGTCGGGTCTTGAACATCCCCGAGGTGGACGAACACTCGGACTTCTTCGAGCTCGGCGGCGATTCTCTGTTGGCGACCAGGGTGCTCAGTGCGATCGCGCGGGACTTCGGGATCGAGTTGACCTACGACGACATGGTCGACTATCCCACGCCGGAGGGGCTTTTCGATCTCACCGCGGCCGTGACGTCGTGA
- a CDS encoding sugar transferase: MVESGQPTALDGLPGAVVERLRWQRQYAARLTVSDSIVVIAAVVLAQYVRFGTTLTSPAYETLYVTVSSVLIALLWLTALAVFHTRSATIIGAGIEEYRRVAAASFTTFGALAIAELLVKLEISRGYLAVALPAGTIGLLLSRWLSRRHVAARRAEGRYQTAVLAIGDHSAAAHLAAELTTDPTDGYHVVGVCIPGLGAPQGEHLTVAGRQVPIVGGENHALQAIRTYGADTVALAGTGHLGVHRLRRLIWDLEPMGVDLMVSPGVVDVALSRLVMRPISGLPLVQVEKPQYRGAKRFQKRAFDFCFALVALTVTSPILILAAIIIKITSKGTIFYCSERIGIDGRPFSMLKLRTMIQDADQQFESLMAKNESDGLLFKIRDDPRITPVGRLLRRFSIDELPQFFNVLRQEMSVVGPRPPLRREVEAYDGDVLRRLLVKPGITGLWQVNGRSDLSWDKSVRLDLSYVDNWSMVGDVVIIAKTVRAVLMRKGAY; the protein is encoded by the coding sequence ATGGTCGAATCTGGTCAGCCAACCGCGCTCGACGGCCTGCCCGGTGCGGTGGTCGAGCGCCTTCGCTGGCAACGACAATATGCGGCGCGGCTGACAGTCAGCGACAGCATCGTCGTCATCGCAGCCGTGGTGCTCGCACAGTACGTACGGTTCGGCACCACACTGACCTCGCCGGCGTACGAAACCCTCTATGTGACAGTGTCATCAGTGCTCATCGCTTTGCTGTGGTTGACGGCGCTGGCTGTGTTCCATACGAGGTCCGCGACCATCATCGGTGCTGGGATCGAAGAATACCGGCGTGTGGCCGCGGCGTCGTTCACCACGTTCGGTGCGCTCGCGATCGCCGAACTACTAGTCAAATTAGAGATCTCGCGTGGATATCTCGCCGTCGCTCTACCCGCCGGGACGATCGGCCTGCTACTGAGCAGATGGCTCAGCCGCAGACACGTGGCCGCCCGGCGCGCCGAGGGCAGATATCAGACCGCGGTACTGGCGATCGGAGACCACTCTGCCGCGGCGCATCTGGCGGCCGAACTGACGACCGACCCGACGGACGGGTATCACGTCGTGGGCGTGTGCATCCCGGGTCTGGGTGCGCCCCAGGGCGAACACCTCACGGTGGCCGGCCGGCAGGTGCCGATCGTGGGTGGGGAGAACCATGCGCTGCAGGCGATCCGCACCTACGGTGCGGACACCGTCGCGCTCGCCGGTACCGGGCACCTCGGGGTGCACAGGTTGCGCAGACTCATCTGGGATCTCGAACCGATGGGCGTCGACCTGATGGTCTCCCCGGGTGTGGTCGATGTGGCGTTGTCGCGGCTGGTGATGCGTCCGATCTCGGGGCTGCCGCTGGTGCAGGTCGAGAAGCCGCAGTATCGCGGCGCGAAGCGATTCCAGAAGCGTGCCTTCGATTTCTGTTTCGCGTTGGTCGCCCTGACAGTGACGTCGCCCATCCTGATCCTCGCGGCGATCATCATCAAGATCACCAGTAAGGGCACTATCTTCTACTGCTCGGAGCGGATCGGCATCGACGGCAGACCGTTCTCGATGCTCAAGCTCCGCACGATGATCCAGGACGCCGACCAGCAGTTCGAGAGCCTGATGGCCAAGAACGAGAGTGACGGACTGCTGTTCAAGATCCGGGATGATCCACGTATCACTCCGGTGGGCCGACTGTTACGGCGTTTCAGCATCGACGAGTTACCCCAGTTCTTCAACGTGCTGCGGCAGGAGATGAGCGTTGTCGGGCCCCGTCCCCCCCTGCGCCGGGAAGTCGAGGCCTACGACGGCGACGTGCTGCGCCGGCTTCTGGTCAAGCCTGGGATTACCGGACTGTGGCAGGTCAACGGTCGCTCGGACCTCTCGTGGGACAAGTCGGTCCGGCTCGATCTGTCTTACGTCGACAACTGGTCGATGGTCGGCGATGTCGTGATCATCGCCAAAACGGTGCGTGCGGTCCTGATGAGAAAAGGCGCCTACTGA
- a CDS encoding NAD-dependent epimerase/dehydratase family protein — MRTVVTGAAGFVGSTLVDHLVSQGHQVVGIDNLRTGSVANLENAIRCGEGNDGRFKLIKLDVQAPELIGIVAGVNPEVIFHLAAQSDPQAAVGDPQFDARSNILGTINLCEAVRRTDVRRIVYAGTSDAHGDLGSPHTVAKLAGEMYLRAYAARYGISSICLAFGDIYGPRQNSHSPVHVIGTLGGTAMTWPPVSARDDGRQVRELIYVDDAVHALIHAGCATDIAPGTYGVGTVEKTMSLPGWTPRVDLAEGIARTLESLHSPSDEMAG, encoded by the coding sequence ATGCGCACTGTAGTCACCGGCGCTGCGGGGTTCGTCGGCTCCACCCTGGTTGATCACCTTGTGTCCCAGGGGCATCAGGTCGTGGGCATTGACAATCTCAGGACAGGCAGTGTGGCCAACCTCGAGAACGCCATCCGTTGCGGCGAGGGTAACGACGGCCGCTTCAAGCTCATCAAACTCGACGTCCAGGCGCCGGAATTGATCGGTATCGTCGCCGGTGTCAACCCGGAAGTGATCTTCCACCTCGCTGCTCAGAGCGATCCGCAGGCCGCCGTCGGGGACCCGCAGTTCGACGCACGAAGCAATATTCTGGGCACGATCAACCTGTGTGAAGCGGTGCGGCGGACAGACGTTCGCAGAATCGTGTACGCAGGCACGTCGGACGCACACGGCGATCTCGGCTCGCCGCACACTGTGGCCAAGCTGGCTGGTGAGATGTACCTCCGCGCCTATGCGGCTAGGTATGGCATCAGTTCGATATGCCTTGCGTTCGGAGACATTTACGGGCCCAGGCAGAACTCCCATAGCCCGGTGCACGTCATCGGCACCCTGGGCGGTACGGCAATGACGTGGCCCCCGGTCAGTGCGCGAGACGATGGCCGGCAGGTCCGCGAGCTCATCTACGTCGACGACGCCGTACACGCGCTGATTCATGCCGGCTGCGCGACAGACATCGCCCCAGGGACATACGGCGTCGGCACCGTTGAGAAAACGATGTCCCTTCCGGGATGGACGCCGCGGGTCGATCTAGCTGAGGGAATCGCGCGGACGCTCGAATCGCTGCACAGCCCGTCAGACGAGATGGCGGGTTGA
- a CDS encoding KamA family radical SAM protein, producing MTTLVEPEDSGFTAVAEQPYSYVRRLLAEPDWRRYPGWSTVTDTEWQDPQWQRAHSIKNIGQLRAVLGNLLDERFYADLAADQQQRSTMSMLLPPQMLNTMTPECDPAGRGFTEAFYGDPIRRYMLPVLSDRHSEWCSHPYAERDSLHESDMWVVEGLTHRYPTKVLAELLSTCPQYCGHCTRMDLIGNSTATVTKTRLTLQPADRQDRMLDYLRSTPTVRDVVVSGGDVGNVPWPRLESFVMQLLQIDTIRDIRLATKALAALPQHWMQLKVVDGVHRVARLAAARGVNLAMHTHINHVQSVTPLVAAATRGLLDAGLRDVRNQGVLMRGVNATTSDLLDLCFALQGEANILPYYFYMCDMIPNAEHWRTSLAQAQRLQLAIMGYLPGFATPRVVCDVPYVGKRWVHQVVRYDRNLGISYWSKNYRTGLEASDPDALSRVYPYFDPIDTLPALGQAWWRKNGEHPWEAALLAKGEQDDPIPDGPVHLAPVATSGDS from the coding sequence ATGACCACACTCGTCGAACCCGAGGACAGCGGATTCACCGCGGTGGCGGAGCAACCGTATTCCTATGTGCGACGGCTGTTGGCCGAGCCGGACTGGCGTCGCTACCCGGGCTGGTCCACCGTCACCGACACCGAGTGGCAGGACCCGCAGTGGCAACGCGCACACTCGATCAAGAACATCGGACAACTGCGGGCGGTTCTCGGCAACCTGCTCGACGAACGGTTCTACGCCGACCTCGCGGCCGACCAGCAGCAGCGGTCGACGATGTCGATGCTGTTGCCTCCGCAGATGCTCAACACCATGACCCCCGAATGCGATCCGGCCGGCCGGGGATTCACCGAGGCGTTCTACGGCGATCCGATCCGGCGGTACATGCTTCCGGTCCTGAGCGACCGGCACTCGGAATGGTGCTCGCATCCGTACGCCGAGCGGGATTCCCTGCACGAGAGCGACATGTGGGTCGTCGAGGGTTTGACACATCGTTATCCCACCAAGGTGCTGGCCGAGCTGCTGTCGACCTGCCCGCAGTACTGCGGGCACTGCACGCGGATGGACCTGATCGGGAACTCCACAGCGACGGTCACCAAGACTCGGCTCACGCTGCAACCGGCTGACCGGCAAGATCGCATGCTGGACTACCTTCGATCCACCCCGACGGTGCGTGATGTGGTGGTGTCGGGCGGCGACGTCGGCAACGTGCCCTGGCCTCGCCTGGAATCTTTTGTGATGCAGCTACTTCAGATTGACACGATCCGCGACATCCGGCTGGCGACCAAGGCGCTGGCCGCGCTGCCACAACACTGGATGCAGCTCAAGGTGGTCGACGGAGTCCATCGCGTGGCACGCCTTGCCGCAGCCCGCGGGGTCAACCTGGCGATGCACACACACATCAACCACGTGCAGTCGGTGACTCCGCTCGTCGCGGCCGCCACCCGCGGACTGCTCGACGCGGGGCTGCGCGACGTCCGCAACCAGGGAGTGTTGATGCGCGGCGTCAACGCCACCACCTCGGACCTGCTGGATCTGTGTTTCGCGCTGCAGGGGGAGGCGAACATACTGCCCTATTACTTCTACATGTGCGACATGATCCCGAACGCCGAACACTGGCGGACCTCGCTCGCGCAGGCCCAGCGATTGCAGCTGGCGATCATGGGGTACCTACCTGGCTTCGCGACACCACGGGTGGTCTGCGACGTGCCCTACGTCGGGAAGCGGTGGGTGCACCAAGTGGTCCGGTACGACCGGAACCTCGGGATCTCCTACTGGAGCAAGAATTATCGCACTGGACTGGAGGCCAGCGACCCGGACGCACTCAGCCGGGTGTACCCGTACTTCGATCCGATCGACACTCTACCGGCGCTCGGGCAGGCGTGGTGGCGTAAGAACGGGGAACACCCCTGGGAAGCAGCGCTACTCGCGAAAGGCGAGCAGGACGACCCGATTCCGGACGGCCCGGTACACCTCGCGCCGGTGGCCACATCCGGAGACAGTTAG
- a CDS encoding O-antigen ligase, whose amino-acid sequence MSSLHEAPPTAAASHRPPERLLAVGLMTGCAAAVCAAVVVMPSDPGLTLIIVTAAAGLGGYALRSPTFAVTLMTVTLFLRTPLASLGDLPVELWLVVFALLALATALWLERTADRVRGLGPVECVMGLFLLWNVYSMVSPHKYPATDTMNGGPLPVARFIVVATMIPFALYVVGRFTFDRPAAVRGLLWTILTLATYSAAVSIMPFTGLGGWVWPRYIVTDPAWEGRAVGIFNQPVVNGMVLTLGFAIAMFFLSRRGDPGWQRWASALIAALCGVGIYLTYTRAVWLSALLVLFVGAFLAKGFRSGFIVVLGVVATAALMNWSTFTSSDREAGGVASQSEIQSRLNDIETALWARSQKPLVGWGIGRFPEVNTHHHQQWSQDVPWVGGYGEVAHSNEMGLLAELGGIGLALWLSVLTLIAFRLRNAYRRLSDRDLCGRPLAVIAIMAMVILICTGLTVDLRYFDFPTATTFLVLGIAVGWSERTTNATIGTPGSAERELRHHG is encoded by the coding sequence ATGAGCAGTCTGCACGAGGCACCGCCGACAGCGGCCGCATCCCACCGGCCCCCAGAGCGGCTGCTCGCCGTGGGCCTGATGACGGGCTGCGCAGCCGCTGTCTGCGCGGCAGTGGTGGTGATGCCATCCGACCCGGGCTTGACGCTGATCATCGTGACAGCGGCCGCCGGCCTCGGAGGATACGCGCTGAGGAGCCCCACGTTCGCGGTGACATTGATGACCGTCACGTTGTTCCTGAGGACGCCGCTGGCCTCGTTGGGCGACCTTCCGGTCGAACTGTGGTTGGTGGTGTTCGCGCTGCTGGCGTTGGCCACTGCATTGTGGCTGGAGCGCACCGCCGATCGGGTCCGCGGTCTCGGACCGGTCGAGTGTGTGATGGGCCTGTTCCTGCTGTGGAACGTCTACTCGATGGTATCCCCGCACAAGTATCCGGCGACCGACACCATGAACGGCGGCCCGCTGCCGGTCGCTCGGTTCATCGTGGTCGCCACGATGATCCCGTTCGCGCTGTATGTGGTGGGCCGCTTCACTTTTGACCGTCCTGCTGCTGTTCGCGGGTTGCTCTGGACAATTCTGACACTGGCGACCTACTCGGCCGCAGTGAGCATCATGCCCTTTACCGGGCTGGGTGGCTGGGTCTGGCCGCGTTACATAGTGACCGATCCGGCGTGGGAGGGCCGGGCGGTCGGAATCTTCAACCAGCCGGTTGTCAACGGGATGGTGCTGACGCTGGGTTTCGCGATCGCGATGTTCTTCCTCAGTCGGCGAGGAGATCCCGGTTGGCAGAGATGGGCGAGCGCACTCATTGCCGCGTTGTGCGGTGTCGGGATCTATCTGACCTACACCCGCGCTGTCTGGCTCAGCGCACTGCTCGTGCTGTTCGTCGGGGCATTCTTGGCGAAGGGATTCCGCAGCGGATTCATCGTTGTCCTCGGTGTGGTGGCGACCGCGGCGTTGATGAACTGGTCGACATTCACCAGCAGCGACCGTGAGGCGGGAGGCGTGGCCTCGCAGAGCGAGATCCAATCACGGCTCAACGATATCGAGACCGCGTTGTGGGCCAGAAGCCAGAAACCCCTGGTGGGCTGGGGGATCGGCCGGTTTCCGGAGGTCAACACCCACCACCACCAACAATGGTCGCAGGACGTGCCCTGGGTCGGGGGCTACGGCGAGGTAGCCCACTCGAACGAGATGGGATTGCTCGCCGAGCTCGGCGGGATCGGCCTCGCGCTCTGGCTGTCTGTGCTGACGCTCATCGCTTTCCGGCTCCGCAATGCCTATCGCAGGCTTTCGGACCGCGACCTGTGTGGGCGACCGCTTGCCGTAATCGCGATCATGGCGATGGTCATCCTGATCTGTACCGGACTGACTGTCGACCTTCGCTACTTCGACTTCCCCACAGCCACAACCTTCCTTGTCCTCGGCATCGCCGTCGGCTGGTCCGAACGGACCACGAACGCAACCATCGGCACACCCGGTAGCGCTGAGCGGGAGCTGCGGCATCATGGCTGA
- a CDS encoding glycosyltransferase, which yields MTGQPIRATFIIPLMKAGGAERHLTTLLPRMDPVRFRPSVVCIGGEGDMFGDLCAAGIPATALDLAKWQIWQAIRELVAIFRQEQTDVVVMSGYNAETLGRIAARVAGVGHTIVWVHNATEITPRGVVHRLVDHGLSHWTSAYFGVANVQRRFLVDERGYAADKIRIIHNGVDPTLFEASTDRRALAEFGIGHSAPVVGILGSLRPEKDHATFLQAARLVIDKVPDAEFLLVGEGQCRADLEMLCETLGITAHVHFAGARSDIDRFLRSVDVFTLTSTTECLPMALLEAMACARPAVCTAVGGVTEVVEDGTTGFLVPPKDPARLADRLVALLTNPLDARRMGRAGRRRVEAEFRLDRSVDAAQSAIEELVTSQYALVDGANA from the coding sequence ATGACCGGGCAACCGATCAGAGCTACCTTCATCATCCCGCTGATGAAGGCCGGCGGCGCCGAGCGGCATCTGACCACGCTGCTGCCGAGGATGGATCCGGTGCGGTTCAGGCCGTCGGTCGTCTGCATCGGCGGAGAGGGGGACATGTTCGGCGACCTGTGTGCTGCCGGCATCCCGGCTACTGCGCTGGACCTCGCCAAATGGCAGATCTGGCAGGCGATCCGGGAACTGGTGGCCATCTTCCGGCAAGAGCAGACCGACGTCGTCGTGATGTCCGGCTATAACGCCGAGACGCTCGGCCGTATCGCGGCGCGGGTCGCAGGCGTCGGGCACACCATCGTGTGGGTGCACAACGCGACTGAGATCACACCTCGTGGCGTGGTCCACCGGCTGGTCGATCACGGGCTCAGTCACTGGACCAGTGCGTATTTCGGGGTCGCCAACGTCCAACGCCGGTTCCTGGTGGACGAGCGTGGATACGCCGCCGACAAGATCCGGATCATCCACAACGGTGTGGACCCGACGCTGTTCGAGGCCAGCACCGACCGCAGAGCGCTCGCCGAGTTCGGGATCGGGCACAGCGCTCCGGTGGTGGGAATCCTCGGGTCACTCCGGCCCGAGAAGGACCACGCCACATTCCTGCAGGCCGCCCGACTGGTGATCGACAAGGTGCCCGATGCCGAGTTCCTGCTCGTCGGCGAGGGCCAATGCCGTGCTGATCTGGAGATGCTCTGCGAGACCCTGGGGATCACCGCCCACGTGCACTTCGCGGGCGCGAGGTCCGACATCGACCGCTTCCTCCGTTCGGTTGACGTCTTCACGTTGACGTCCACCACCGAGTGCCTGCCGATGGCGCTCCTCGAGGCGATGGCCTGCGCTCGCCCCGCGGTGTGCACCGCGGTCGGTGGCGTCACCGAAGTGGTAGAGGACGGAACCACCGGGTTTCTCGTACCGCCGAAAGATCCTGCGCGACTTGCAGACCGGCTCGTCGCGTTGCTCACCAACCCACTCGACGCGCGTCGGATGGGTCGCGCCGGCCGCCGGCGTGTCGAGGCCGAGTTCCGACTCGACCGCAGCGTGGACGCAGCCCAGAGCGCGATCGAGGAACTCGTCACCTCCCAGTACGCCCTAGTGGACGGAGCCAACGCATGA
- a CDS encoding glycosyltransferase family 4 protein: MAEQKALWVSTSTQTRGGIASYVRAMQRTRLWDDWNIRHITTHRDGTVTVKIAIFVLGMLKFVVELIRFRPSVIHLHASSRGSFARKALLFWINRITGTPVVFHMHGSGFPQDYDNSPPLIQMLTRATISRASAFVALGQMWADRMRLIVPDARIVAIPNGVELSPAVDQPSGGPVAVLFLGRIGDHKGAFTLLEAWAKLVCEPGFVTASGTTATLTLAGDGEVARARQCVRQLCLEETVTVHGWLSEDQVGDLLDHAQVLVLPSRNEGQPMAVLEAMARGLCVVAGDVGGLPEMIGGGAGILIPPDDAEALAEALRQVVGDHDVRANYGAAAHVRIRDQFDTETIARRLDALYREVCG, from the coding sequence ATGGCTGAGCAGAAGGCACTGTGGGTGTCCACCAGCACGCAGACGCGAGGCGGTATCGCTTCCTACGTCCGGGCCATGCAGCGCACCCGCCTGTGGGACGACTGGAACATCAGGCACATCACCACCCACCGCGACGGAACCGTGACGGTGAAGATCGCGATATTCGTGCTCGGGATGCTGAAGTTCGTCGTCGAACTGATCCGGTTCCGCCCCAGCGTCATCCACTTGCACGCCAGCTCCAGAGGCAGTTTCGCCCGTAAGGCGCTTCTGTTCTGGATCAATCGGATCACCGGAACTCCGGTCGTTTTCCACATGCATGGTTCAGGGTTCCCGCAGGACTACGACAACTCGCCGCCGTTGATCCAGATGCTGACCCGCGCGACCATATCCCGGGCGAGCGCTTTCGTCGCCCTCGGGCAGATGTGGGCCGACCGGATGCGGCTGATCGTCCCGGATGCCCGGATAGTAGCGATTCCCAACGGTGTTGAACTCTCCCCGGCTGTGGATCAGCCCTCAGGCGGACCGGTTGCCGTGCTCTTTCTGGGCCGGATCGGCGACCACAAAGGCGCCTTCACCCTGCTGGAGGCGTGGGCGAAACTGGTGTGCGAGCCCGGATTCGTCACCGCAAGCGGGACTACGGCCACCCTGACGCTGGCCGGGGACGGCGAAGTCGCCAGAGCCCGGCAGTGTGTCAGGCAATTGTGCCTGGAGGAAACGGTCACCGTACACGGCTGGCTTTCCGAGGATCAGGTGGGCGATCTGCTGGACCACGCACAAGTACTGGTGCTGCCCTCGCGCAACGAAGGACAGCCGATGGCCGTCCTCGAGGCGATGGCCCGCGGCCTGTGTGTCGTGGCAGGTGACGTCGGCGGCCTACCGGAGATGATCGGCGGCGGTGCCGGAATCCTGATCCCGCCCGATGACGCGGAGGCCCTTGCAGAAGCCCTGCGGCAGGTCGTCGGGGACCATGACGTCCGCGCCAACTATGGAGCAGCCGCACACGTGAGGATCCGCGACCAGTTCGACACCGAAACGATCGCGCGTCGACTCGACGCTTTGTACCGGGAGGTGTGCGGATGA
- a CDS encoding FAD-dependent oxidoreductase — MSAGGMRVVVIGAGLAGLTAAVELAADGAEVLVLEARDRVGGRMHGVSVADGAVGDGGAAYLGVRHTELLRLIDRHGLKLASTAMAGESTFLIGDQRSTSPGRVPPLNAIALGDLFDRLEDLVERVHPDAPWLTPGAQQLDRISAARWLADEDIRADAHTFFPLFLGEMMAADPAAISALHMAFYLRSGGGIRYLNAFEGGAQQWRIDGGSHLLCEALAAQLGDRVHLQQPVHAIEQDDDGVLVRCVSDSDGARSTHRADRVVVALPPLLAQRIDFRPGLPAPRASEVTGRGCAIKVQLGFPAPVWRDRGLSGWSVSTGGPLLSTVDDSPPDESAGVLTGFVTGEAATAFSRLSSSDKLTAALAHTRRLFPDLPAPAGCTVTDWLAEKYSRGCYAALFGPGDWLRLGPTLTHPHGRIHWAGTETSLEFFGLMEGAIRSGQRVAAELTDIATAATDSRKALVR, encoded by the coding sequence GTGAGTGCCGGAGGTATGCGCGTCGTCGTCATCGGCGCCGGGCTGGCCGGACTCACCGCCGCAGTCGAGTTGGCAGCCGACGGGGCGGAGGTCCTCGTGCTGGAAGCGCGCGACCGCGTGGGCGGCCGGATGCACGGGGTGTCGGTCGCAGACGGCGCCGTCGGCGACGGAGGTGCCGCCTACCTCGGGGTCCGGCACACCGAACTGCTCAGACTGATCGACCGGCACGGCCTGAAGCTCGCGTCCACGGCGATGGCGGGGGAGAGCACCTTCCTGATCGGTGACCAACGCTCCACCTCGCCGGGGCGGGTGCCCCCGCTGAACGCGATCGCGCTGGGTGATCTCTTCGACCGGCTCGAGGATCTCGTCGAGCGGGTACACCCCGATGCGCCCTGGCTGACACCCGGTGCGCAACAGCTGGACCGGATCTCAGCAGCGCGCTGGCTGGCCGATGAGGACATACGTGCGGACGCGCACACGTTCTTCCCGTTGTTCCTCGGGGAGATGATGGCCGCCGACCCGGCGGCGATCTCGGCGCTGCACATGGCCTTTTACCTCCGATCCGGCGGCGGTATCAGGTATCTCAACGCGTTCGAGGGTGGCGCCCAGCAGTGGCGGATCGACGGCGGCTCACATCTGCTGTGTGAGGCACTCGCAGCGCAGCTCGGCGACCGGGTGCACCTGCAGCAGCCGGTGCACGCGATCGAACAGGACGACGACGGTGTGCTGGTGCGCTGCGTGTCGGACTCCGACGGTGCGCGCTCGACCCATCGGGCCGACCGGGTGGTCGTGGCCCTCCCGCCGCTGCTCGCGCAGCGGATCGACTTCCGGCCGGGTCTGCCGGCGCCACGGGCGTCGGAGGTCACCGGTCGCGGTTGTGCGATCAAGGTGCAACTGGGGTTTCCCGCGCCGGTGTGGCGGGACCGCGGACTGTCCGGCTGGTCGGTGAGCACCGGCGGGCCGCTGCTGTCCACCGTCGACGATTCGCCACCGGACGAATCAGCAGGAGTTCTCACGGGTTTCGTCACCGGTGAGGCGGCAACGGCGTTCTCGCGACTGTCGTCTTCGGACAAGTTGACCGCGGCGCTGGCCCATACCCGCAGGCTTTTCCCTGACCTGCCGGCGCCCGCGGGGTGCACCGTCACCGACTGGCTGGCCGAGAAGTACAGCAGGGGCTGTTACGCGGCGCTCTTCGGCCCGGGCGACTGGCTGCGGCTGGGGCCGACGCTGACCCACCCCCACGGCCGTATCCACTGGGCGGGCACGGAGACCAGCCTGGAGTTCTTCGGGTTGATGGAAGGCGCGATCAGGTCGGGGCAACGTGTTGCGGCCGAGTTGACGGACATCGCCACTGCGGCGACCGATTCAAGAAAGGCTCTGGTGCGATGA
- a CDS encoding NAD-dependent epimerase/dehydratase family protein, whose protein sequence is MRTIVTGAAGFIGSTLVDRLLVEGHQVVGIDNLSTGVVTNLEHASRRYGPSGRFVFTRVDVRASALNDIVAAAHPDVVFHLAAQVDLRASVADPQHDASCNVLGTINVLEACRLAGVGRIVYAASGGSRYGAPVKLPVPETTPPHPLSPYAAAKYAGEVYLNAYAGMYGILPISLGLANVYGPRQNPHGEAGVIAIFSSRLLRGYPVTVYGDGSASRDYVYVDDVVDAFVRAGRSHTAAPGIYNIGTGRQTSTNDVHRLVAEAVGGTPPPCYEPARTGEVQAIALDVTKARSHLGWAPAVDVEHGIKNTIHWLRGVLDPEPVVLADA, encoded by the coding sequence ATAAGAACGATAGTCACCGGCGCTGCCGGCTTCATAGGATCGACGCTGGTCGACCGGCTACTGGTCGAGGGTCACCAGGTGGTCGGCATCGACAATCTCAGTACTGGCGTGGTCACCAATTTGGAGCACGCGAGCCGCCGCTACGGACCCAGCGGTCGTTTCGTCTTCACCAGAGTCGATGTGCGCGCGTCCGCGCTCAACGACATCGTCGCCGCGGCGCACCCCGACGTGGTCTTTCACCTCGCCGCGCAGGTTGACCTGCGGGCCTCAGTCGCTGATCCTCAGCACGACGCGAGCTGCAACGTGCTCGGAACCATCAACGTCTTGGAAGCCTGCCGGCTCGCCGGTGTGGGACGCATCGTCTACGCGGCATCGGGTGGCTCCCGGTACGGTGCACCGGTCAAGCTCCCGGTACCCGAGACCACGCCGCCGCATCCGTTGTCGCCCTATGCCGCAGCCAAGTACGCCGGTGAGGTGTACCTGAATGCGTACGCGGGCATGTACGGCATACTGCCGATCAGTCTCGGCCTCGCCAACGTCTACGGACCGCGCCAGAACCCGCACGGGGAAGCTGGGGTGATCGCGATCTTCAGCAGCAGGTTGCTGAGGGGATATCCGGTGACGGTCTACGGGGATGGGTCCGCCAGCCGGGATTACGTCTACGTTGACGACGTCGTGGACGCGTTCGTGCGCGCCGGCCGTTCCCACACGGCGGCGCCCGGGATCTACAACATCGGTACCGGCCGACAGACCAGCACCAACGACGTGCACCGGTTGGTCGCCGAGGCAGTCGGTGGGACGCCACCGCCATGCTACGAACCCGCACGCACGGGAGAGGTGCAGGCGATCGCGCTGGACGTGACCAAGGCGCGGAGTCATCTCGGGTGGGCGCCGGCCGTCGACGTCGAACACGGGATCAAGAACACGATCCATTGGTTGCGCGGGGTGCTGGATCCCGAGCCGGTCGTCCTGGCTGACGCCTGA